Within the Taeniopygia guttata chromosome 15, bTaeGut7.mat, whole genome shotgun sequence genome, the region TTAAACTCCCTTTCGTGCTTGACTAAGAGCGTCAATATTGTTGATCAGGCACAGTTACgatcaaaatttaaaagaacaCGTAAATTGAAGAGATAATAGATTTTTTTAGGTGGGTTTTCACAGCTTAAATCTAAGAAGCCAGTGACTTTAGGGGAAAAGTTCAGATTTAATTTAAACTAACAAATGAGCAATCACTTCCAGAGCAGTGCGTACCTATGACTATACAATACTGCTAGAAGATGAATTCTAAGGTATCTTATCCTATGTCTCCCATTTAATGGTTATTTTTAACGCAAGATATAAATATTTGCCTGTGCAAACTTGTATTTAAGCCTCAGTTTTCATCATTCTTAAACAAAAGGCTCAGTTTGTGCCAGTACCTCCATTAGATGCAATTAcagaattaaatattaatgGTGGCTTCCTTGGAGGAATTGACCACTTTGATCAGAACACGCTGTTGGTAATGCACCATCAGCGGCCGCTCTGATCCTGGCGCTTCCTGGacacacagccacagccccaggggagAGATTCCAGGAGCCAGCTGGACTCTGTAACAGCCCCCAGCCTCACCCTCTGGGAGGGTGCCCACTGCCTGTGTCTGTATTTCCACCTGCTTCCCTACCAGTTCTGATCTGGAGACTTTGATCGGATCCCAACACTCTTTCAGCACCTCGGCAGGGCTCTGAACAGGCCCACACCAGTCACTAACAACCTTCCAGGTGGTCATCAGCCCTGCTGACCACAGGATTCctccccatggcagggtggtgtccctgctgtgaaGACTCACCTTGTTCCTCTGCTTCCAggccagggaggagcagggagcagccagccccagggagccgggaGAGCCATGCCGGACTCCTTCGCCATCCACTTCCTCAAGGTGCTGCGGGAGCTGCTGGCCTTTGTGCTGTTCAGCTACACGGTGCTGCTCGGGGCGCTGCTGCTGGCCGGCTGGACCACCTACTTCCTGGTGCTCAAATGagggctctgcccctgctcctgctcccgcGGCCTTTCCAGAGGCACCCGGCTCCATGGCACAGCTCCACACACGGGATGGAGGCTCCTTCCCCCTGCGCCAAACCTGCAAGAGTTCTGTGCTCTTGCTGCCACGCCGCAGTCTTATTTTCCTATGTAAAAACAATAAAGGTTAAAAGAGAAAAGGTATCCCCATGCATGCACTTTACAGATCCTTCTGGCTCTCGCAGTTCTTTGTCTCCTGGACGTTTGTTTCTGTTCTCTGAACTATTTAAAAGCCTCCCAGCAGTTTTCTCCTGAGATTCCCACTCTGCCGAGTGCAGCAcaggggatggcagggatgCAGCACCGCTCCAACATCTCAACAAACAAGTCCTGCcttgtcctgctctgcctcaTTAAGGGTGTGAAGGCAGACACACAGAAATTACTTGTAATTTGCTTTAGAAGTCCtggaaaaagatatttcaaaTCAGCATAAGGTTCCCCTCTCCCTACAGTTTTATGAGGCACAGAGTTGTTACCTGGTGCTCTCAGGTGTGCCAAGCTCTGGAACAAATGTTTAAAGCATGGAATTAGATGGAGAATGTGTGATTCAGCACAGCCTCAGTAAAGTAACCTGTGCTGACTGAGTCTCTGAAAACAGGAGTGAGAACAGGAATTCCTGCTATCACTAGAAAGAATAGATTTAATTGATCAAGGCCATTTTGTGTGGAATTGCACAGGAAACCTTtggtggagaaggtggagatTATCACTATTATGGAACTACCCAAAATCAAAGTAGCATTGTGTACTTTAGAACAATAACGATTAATTAAACCATGGCCATGACAAGCACTGGTGTCTCTGAGTTGGTGGTCACGATATGTCCCTGCTGGAATTCCCTTTTACCCAATGGAAGTTTGgtttttcagtttcttccttATCTTGGGGGTTCTGCCCAATATCCTCATGACCCGTAAGTTCCCATTCTTTTTGTCCAAATCCTTCTTCCCAAGCTTTGTTCACCTTTCCCAGATCTAATGCCACTAAAACACATGAAGCCCTTTTCAAGGCAATTCCACCCCcaagtaatttcattttctaacACCTGGACATCACTCAAAGCTTGTTGGCTACTCCGTTTCACGGATTAAATATTGTTTATCAGACTTGAAAGctacaaaaccaaacaccaaagAACAGCCCATTCTTAGAGAATTTTTAGAGCTGCTACATTCCACATTTTGTAACAATTAGGCAAGACCCTAAGAGGTTTCATAACCTCATTCCCAGCAGCTGGGCAAATTGTTGCCTATTTCTGACCCGTGCGATGTTGGACATCCCGGCGGAACACAGAGGAGGTGTCGGGGGTGCACCGCAGGGCCGGGACGGCGAAGGGGCCGCGGGGACATCGCTGGGGACATCGCTGGGGACATCCTTGGGGACATCGCTGGGGACATCGCTGGGGAcatccttggggacacccctggcACGTCCCTGGCACGTCTCTCGCTCCGTCCCCCTCACGTTCCCGCCGCTGCCCTCACGGCGCGGCGCGCGCCCCGCCCGCGCTCTGCGCACGCGCCGGGCCAGGCCCCGCCCACTCACCCGCGCGCCCCGCGTGACGTCACTTCCCGCGCGCCGGGCGggccaagatggcggcgggcgggcggtgGCTGCGGAGCTGCTGCTCCGTGCTCAGGTACCGCGGCGGGCcgggaggagaggctgagggggACGCTCCCCAGCCGCAGGCTGTAGGTTAAAGAGTGCACGGCgtaaaagaaggaaaatccaCCGGTTGTTTTCATTAAATTGCTGTAGAGCAACAGCGACAACAAGAAGTCTCATTGCTCTGTCCTCGGTATTTCCGTGATAGACCCTGACCCCAGGGCGTTTGCACAGCTTGGGTTGTAAATAAAAGTGGCCACAGAGGCTCAAGTGTTGTTAGGTTGTAACAAACCTGTCACATTTCTCACCTGCATGTACCACACGCCACTTTTAAGCATGTTTTTGAACCTATTTTCCAGTATTATTGATTATCAGCAGTGTGCCCATACCAGctaatatatattttctcta harbors:
- the LOC140685140 gene encoding uncharacterized protein; the encoded protein is MPDSFAIHFLKVLRELLAFVLFSYTVLLGALLLAGWTTYFLVLK